In the genome of Arachis stenosperma cultivar V10309 chromosome 6, arast.V10309.gnm1.PFL2, whole genome shotgun sequence, the window GattacaaaatcaaacaaacaaaaCCCAACCTATTTTCAGAACCATGTACAGATACGTTTTGTCCACATTATAATTTGGCTTGTGCATTATTGTTATGCTAATAAATATGTAACCATTTAGACCACGACAAAAGGCCTTTACATATTTGGCTCATAgagttttaaaaaattgaacatACCTAATGGGTAAATTGCTTAGTAACTCACATGTaatacacaaatacataaactAATACAAGCTAAAAATTGGTCACTAAACTCAAACAAATTTTGAAGTCCTGACTTTAATCCAACCATCCATGCACCTTGTGATATAACCATCCGTGTTACAAAGAGTAAAAAATGCAAAAGTACAAGGGTACAATAACAATAGTGAGCAATGTGATTAACCAGGCAAACAACCAAAAACCTGGTATAACAATCATCTCGAATAGTAAATAGTCTTGACTTTAACCATTCGTTTACCGGGTGATAAAACAAGTTATACAAATAGAACAAATTCTTGACTTTAATCCAACCATCGATTCACCGGGTGATACAACCATCCATGTTACaatgcaaaaaataaaatgGGAAACTACAAGAAAACAATAACAGTAGTGAGTAATGCAATTAACCAGGAAAATAATAGAAAACCTAGCATACTAAACTTCTGGCACAGTAAGCAGTCGAAATTAATGAACTACGAACAAAAGATAACAAAATCACCACGTAATAATATGGAGAAATAGCATATTACACTTTCAGCTGTGATTAAAAGCCTCACAAAAAATCACATGCACCGAAAAAATTGAACTTACAGAAGCAAAAACATGGTCATTAAACTGAAACAAATTTACCAatctttatttaaattcaacCATCCATGCACCTGGTGAAATAACCATCTGTCTTACAACGAATAAAAAATTCATACggaaactaatttaaaaatgtGTGAGTCAAAATCAAACGATGACTAACTATAACCGGGAAATAACAATCCTGAATTCAGTCAACCATAGATAAACAAGATGACAAAATAGAgaattcaacaacaacaatatagGTCATTTTCATCAACAACACTCACGAAACTCAAACACATTTAGCCTACACACAAGCAGCACAACATCAACTAAGCCTTTTGTGAACATCTAAAGAGTGAATAAATAGCCCTGTACTGACCTTTGTGAGAACCAATCAGGCACACAGAACGGTGGCGATGGCATTGTTAATGACTGAACACAGGCGGCGTGAAGAAGACCTGGCAATCAACGACGCGTGTGGGGCGACGAAGGTTAACGCATGGGTGCGGCTATCCGGCAGCCAGCCACCCGCAACGAGGAGCTTGTGCACAACGACGGATGCTCGACGGCTACACgtgggagacaaccacaatgaCGGCACCAGCAGAGAGACACGGAAACTTCAATCTGACAATGAGAAGCTTCTGGGTCCAGAGGGCTGTTCAGGTTATAGGGGCTTGGTAGGGGTCGCTaatgtgatgccagggcatctaggccagttttaCTAACCTTtcctttactgttttagggtagtttcatgcattttcttagtgaataaggcaagttttgggtgaaaatacacttacacatTGATTCAAGAAACTATTGggaattttgcatgatttcatgagatttttgctagaattgcatgataacttgatgatgcataatctcatgactttggctagagctttgatgcactttaattgcttgatttcaggacaaatgaagcatggaagaaccacgttagcattcacgttaacttagttaacgagAACACTAAAGTGGAATAGCAAGGAGcatgcaacgttaatgagaaaagtgatcaccaataatgcctgcgaagccatccatAGCTCACGTTAATAGCCACGTTAACGTCGAGTTGAATTCAAAGAACCAACGTTactgacactcacttttgtcactaacgttgggagatggcttcatttactacgttaagagccacgttaattTAGTTAACGTGAGTCCTAACGTAGGAACTTTAGGCAATTGAagtgttagtgacaaaggtgggtgtcactaatgctctcgaaggtgaagaacacccacgttaagagccacgttagctAAGCTAACGTGAGACTTAACGTAGGGGCAAGAGgcaagccaacgttaatgggaaaagtaagtcccattaacgtttgcaaaaaggggcacaagccaacattaatgggaaaagtgagtcccattaacgttggccaatgatTGAATAGGAgacgttagtagtcacgttaagactactaacgttggagttaacgtgggtatataagggtggaacgttagtggaaaaagtgaatgccactaacgttctcgcacCTAAAAATGTGACTCAATGTTAATCCCACTAAATGCCCAAGCCTAactcatatttctctgcaagctgggcccactaaagatgagaactgcttcaactcaaggtccagagcccacatccaagacttgaagaactcactagaagatcatgaggagtagtatatataggagtagttttgaactagagagGAGCTTGGCACTTCTGGGcactactctctatagatttacttttcctgcactttagcatggattcttcttttttcctatttttcatttctagagctatgaacaactaaacctctttcattgggttagggagctctgttgtaatttgatggatcaattatagttttcattcttcttcttctttctttttttttgatcttactagaaagctttcaatcttaattcaattggttagttgtcttggaaaagaaactctccataattggatctcctttgagccttggaaaagggatgaggagatcatgctaaaaatgctttctcatgttggaccaaattggggtttggatggatattgtgacatgtaatcctaccaacactttgatttgggaatacatgtggtataatcagtgaccacacttcatctcttcccatgagcaattaaattaaggaattgggcaattgttcaagcttagacagatcggattgccaaggaattgggatccaatcacttaagattgccaaggagatcaatgaatgcattgattgaggaagagatgagaatgaacttgatccagagaatgcaacatctcctgaacccaatgatttccccatatcttatcttacccattctctttactttctgccatttaatttcatgcttatTACCCCAactccccatttaagattctgcactttaattccagctatttactttctaatcatttaattttctgcaaattCCAAATCCAATTTATGCTCAGCTTGACTAGCACTTTcttctaactaaaattgcttgaccaatcaatccctgtgggattcgacctcactctactgtgacttttacttgacgacaattcggtatacttgccgaaggaaaatttgttgagagacaagtttccacGCATCATAATGCAGCGCCAATAGGGGGCTCTCTACAATGGCTTCTAATTCATCCTCTCTAAGATCAGGGAATTTAGTTGCTGTCAAAACTTTCTCTAGTCCCTTAGCTCCCGCACCCATGATAGAGGAAATAAGAGAGTTACTGACACTATCATTAAGGCAAGCTACATTATTGTACTCGCCATCTTGATGTTTTTTGGCAATCTCTTTGTTCAATCTGCTAAATCTTTGCCAGTAATCACTATGGTCATtcttgtttttctcattttgaaCTCTCCTTACATTACTTGTTGAAGGATCTATGACTTGTGAACTAGCATTCACAAAGTCTATTTTGTTTGGTTGCTTGGACTGACTTTGAATGGGCTGTTTCATCTTACTGATTTCAGTGGGCCTTCCTTTTACATGTGAGGAGGAAGCCTTAGATTTTTACTGATTTTTCTGGTGGTCCAGGTTTTTGGGTATAGAATCTGGCTGCTAGTTGGATTTTTCCTTTCCCTTTTTAGTCCCTATACTGTTACTGACGTAGTATTCTTGTTTCCCAAAATAGATGCTCTGATTTTCCTCTACAGAATCATCCAAATTAACCCCTTCTAAAGCTTGAAATCTGCTTGAATAAAATCTTTCCTTTTTTACCATATGAGAATCTTCTATCTTCGGCTTGTATCTTCTTTGATTCCTTTATACTAGCATCAAAGGACCAAACAGACATTTCTCTTTTGGGGAAAGACTATTGCCTTTTTTGTCTCTAGAATCTTAATTACTCCCATCAATCTCCTGATTTACCTCCTTTGAAGGTTCTACCTCCGAATTGTGTTCCTGCTCTAAAGGCTCCTTTCCATTTCTATCTGAGCTATCTCCACCGCATTCCTGGTTGCTCCGATTGAGCTATATGGCAGCAGCGACCACTTTTTCGATTATATCTCCAAAAATTTCATtacatttttttatcttatgGCCATACCGTCCACATTTAAAGCAAATCTGGTGAGAACCTTTGCATTCAAGCTTGAAGTCTTTACCAAGAGTTGAAATACacgaaattaatttttattcaaattaatttccACACATATCCATGCAAACTTGCCTCTAGAATGGATGGAGGTGAGTTCATCTATAATGACCCAATTTTcagtacgtcatgatcatactgaAAATCAAGCGTCACTAACTTGCTTTCCTGAAAATTAACTAAGTAATTGTTATGAAGCTAGTAATTGTATTAGCGCGCGAtcgaatttttgaaaaaaaaaactaataattaaataaggATGATATAATAACACAAACATCAGAGATAGAGACAATATACACCATACATactacttatatatatatatatatatatatatatatatatatatatatatatatatactgcCATACAACCCATAAGTTAGCAAACAACCCTTCATATCTTGTTACTATATACATAATCAATGGTCCATATAGGAAGCCCCTAAGCTGGCGCCCGAAAACTAGCCTAGTCAACTATATACATCCTACTCTCTCAATAAGTATAATCAAAGGTGAGAGACTAAACACAAAAGCCAGAATAACACAAAAGAATCCCAAAAGCCACATCCTCAGCTCCCAAGCATCGACTATCGTCGTAAGAGAAAATCTCAATCACATCTGAACATTCCTCAAGATTCTCGTCCTTGTCATTAGAAATCTCAATAATCTCAGAAGGGGTCCTGGCACTCATACTATTGCTCTGGCCCACGCTAGTCATTCCACTAATGGAGGTGGTGTACAGCTCCTCAGATAATGGCTCAGATGAAGACACTGAGATCTGCTCTACAGGAATATCCCACTCAGGTATAGGCTCTAGTACATGCTCCTCCAAAGGCTCATGTTCAAGGACCACCTGATCCTCAGGTTGATCAGGGTGTTGATGAGGTACAAGTCCATCGTGAAAACGGGTAAAACAGAGCATCAGGATGAAGCCAGTGCAACAGGAACTCGTAAGGCATATCGGGGTTAAAGAACGGAGTGTTTATCGGATGACGGAAAGGGTGGTGGCGTAGAACATACATACGGGTCCTAATCTCTGCAACTACTATGAAAAATCTATGTTGTACAAGATCCTCATATATGTAAGGAGGGTCCATCTCAAAGAACAGGACTCCCATTTCCATCTGATGGAGAAGTAAttaggggtaagaactgggagATTCTTAGTAGGGTCAGAGATAGCTAGATAAGTTAGGATTATCACAGTTCAATTAATTCACAATCAAATATACAGGAATCACAGAGAAATAGCCAGTCACAACAATTCAGAATACCATTAAGGAATGCACAAACACAAGAAGACAATCACAAGCAATTTCACATTATCATGTAAAATGCAAATAAGCAGCAAGGATGAAGCATGTCTAGTCCTATTGCAgataatgagctcatttgtcagTTTCGATCCAAACCCGACGCAATCCAACTCGCAAGTTAGATAAGGTATTCCAGCGACATAACCTCTGTAAGTTTCTACTTCTTGCAGGCACTGATTGTCCAGCTGAAGTATGTCAAACATAAGACCCTTTCTCCTGGAAGCCATTCCATATTTACGGGCATCCCCGTACAATAATTTACAAACAAAGCCTACGACATGTTAACTTTTATCCTTCGGCACATAACCATACTATTGTCACTTGGTCATGAAATTTTACAATCCacaactgaaccagcaagtgcaccaggtcgtaccaagtaatacctcaggtgagtgaggatcgatcccacgaggattgttggACTGAGCACTAATGGTCGAATGATTTCTTAGTCATAAAAGCAAAAAGTGATGTTTTGGGGTTCAAAAACATTAAACAATAGTTCAAAGAGTAGAGAATGCAAACAATGAGAATTGTGTGAAATATATGTTAGAAGGCAGTTAAGGTATTAAAGATGTTTATTCTTCTGGATTAAGGCTTAGTTTGGTAAAGCTTTTACTTTTCAAAAGTAGCTTATAAAAGTTAGCTTTTAAAAGATGGCTTTTAAAAGTTGTAGtatttatgtttggtaaatcaaattaaaaatagctTTCAATAAACACAAGCAACATCAATTTCATTTGGTAAAatagcttttaaaatttaaaaataatataatagacataaatgtaagcattaaatttgaaaattagttaacatatgaggttatattatacttttaaattttgaaaagaacaAGCCAACTTTGAAAAGCTCTGCCTTAGGTGCTTTCAAAAATACCTCGATCTTTTAAAAGCTACAAGCACAAGCACATGGTCTTTTTGatttaccaaacataaaatgAGGAGCTTGAGCTTTTAAAAAGCACAATCACCTCTCCGAAAAGCTTTACTAAACCAAGCCTAagttttcttactaactattttaatcatccaagattcatttcatggcaaactgttagtgactaaaccctaatgtcttagtgatttagtctcctctaacctaaTTAACCGTCAAtgtcttggtcacttaatttcgATTAGAGGATTaggttcaattctagtttatctccacaaaaaccctaattactcggatataaaaggattatatgtcatgtatcccATTAAGTCCAAGTAATTAGCAATTTATgagcaatttactttcaagttgttgttcaagtGAGATAATGGTTCCAAGAATCACAAGAACGCAAATTGAATAAGGGTTATTCTTCCGATCTATCCtgattcataagataaagaatgaaagtaatccttgaaactgaatcaatgcattaattaaaatagaaaaataattgtCTAAACGAAGCTCTGAACCTTAACCGAGGAGGTTAGTGGCTCATACTtcagagagaaaactagggtttAGAAAAAATGTGAAAGTGCTGAAGAGAGAAGATGAGAAGATATTCCCCCTCCTCAAGGGTgaatcttttcccttttatatctaacctaatttaatttgaaaataaaatagaataatcaCTATTAAAGCCCAAAAAATTGTGTTTGGGAATAAAAATGACTAAAATggaataaaataagataaatatgACCCAAATCTAACTAATGAAGCCCTTTCCTAAAAGTTGGATCCATGCtactggcgctaaacgccaggcTTGGCATTTAGCGCCCCTGGAGGCAGTAAGATTCCTGTTGTTTGTTGTCTTCCTGGCACTAAACGTGTAACACCCTGTCACCCTAAGCCTTATCTCGCGACAACTCTAAAGCTCatataagaatatatatatatatatatatatatatatatatatatatagagagagagagagagagagagagagagaaagatgtAATAATACTAAAAGCCCAATGAAGGAATAAAGCTCAAGCCGCATAAAGCGGAACTAAGAATCGTGAAGCATTGACACACGATAACTAAAAGCATAGGTACGAACAGAACAATACATAATACATATAAAACCTTGTAGATAGCTCCAGGATACACAAGgtaataaattaaagtaaacaAGATATATAAAAGTAAGTTATACAAAAAGGGGACTAGTCACAGCCTGCGGAGTTTAGGCCGACTAGTTAAACTGAACACAACAGAGTTTTGGAAATTTAAAGCAGCAACCTATCTCTCAATGTCTTTTTGAAATAAAGACTCTAAGGCAACAACATTAAATATACAAAAGGTGAGAGTACTACCACAAAAGTAAAGTGAAACAAAACATAAGAAAGATCATACTCCGCTCTGTCACCACACCGCAAACCCACCGTGGTGGGTTGCGACTTGcatttgaaaaacaacaacaatatatggtatgagaactagaGGTTTTCAGTATGGTAATAGTGCCCAATATATAAGATGTAAGATTCCGGGACACCAAAAGCAATTCTAGAACTTCACATCGATACCGATATTCAAgcttaaagaaataaataacttaaaccataaaccatgaACAGGGTTATCTAAACTTAGGGGATTTCTAACTAATACCAATCACACTGCtgtatcccacagccttcaccaacctaacctctgtgcgatcccatcgccaccgcctacctGACCCCCTCAGCATCAGACATTCACAAGTATATGCAAACAAGTAACACATGTAATATTCATGTAtagcaagtaattcaagaagcaagtagGCATAGTATACATTTAGGCAAACTTCAAGTAATCAAAGCAAATAAGCACATAAGAGATGCAAATGATGAATGCATGCCCTACTGGCCATGAGCTCACATGTCGGTTATGTTGCCAGACCCGACTAGGATATTCGGGATTAAACCACCATCCTTATCTGTAACTTCTATAAACAAGTGAGATTAAACCACCATCCTTGTCCGGAACATGCAAGCGGGATTAAACCACCGTCCTTGCTGCCAAAGTAAGTAGGATTAAACCACCATCCTTACTGGGCACCTCGATCAAGCAGGATTTGACCACTATCCTTGCTCATGTTGCATTCACAAATCAATATGCTAGCAGGATTAAATTACTGTCCTTGCTAAACAATTCATCAATATGTAAGCGGGATAAAACCTTCGCCCTTATTGTAGGCAAAATAGAACCACCATCCCTACACCATAGTTTACGCACTGAGTAAGCGTGATTATACCACCATCCTTGCCAAGCCAAAAACCCTCAATGTATTCTTAGTGATCACTGCTCATACATTCCAAGTCCCTTCATCTCCAAGTTCCAAACTCGTTACTGTAAGAATCACGAATTAATTAACTGATTAATTAacgtaaataataatttaattgctCGGAATAAgtccaaaattttataatattaattagaaaatataaatatgatatttggactcaTTAGATTTTTCTATGTtggaaaatataattttctttgAAAAATTGTGTAAAAATGCGTACCGGTAAATTAACGGGCAGTACTGGCTTAAATCTGTCCGGTACTGTGTAGGGGCAGTAAAAACAGTTGAAAAACTTAGGAAGATAATTAAAGTTGAAATCcgaacactaattttaaaggtttggcccgaaATTAGGCCAAACTGGCcaaaaacgctaacgggttAGACCGGGCCTGAGTTGGGCCCAAACGCAACTTCCATATAAGCCTAAATAAAGGCCATTCAGCCTCATTCTTCATTAAACAACACACATACCAGCAGCTGAAGtaaggagaagaagagagaaaagtcACTAATTCAGGTAGCATTCAGAATAAATCAATGACTAATTCAACACACATAAGTAAAAGCTATAAACCGCAGAtactaacaaaaaaatagaGAGAATGAAGTGACTAAGAAGAGCAGCAACATGCAAATAAGACCTTGAGGAAAAAGTTAATTACCTCAACTTTCTTCATCCAATAAGTAGCCTTCTGAACCTGCTCACTCTTCCAGCCTTTGATGATAGCATCTTCTCTCTTGAATCTGTTGTTAATCTTTGCAATCTTGTTCTGCATGCTGATATCTTTGCATTAACCTCTTCCTTCTTCATCCTTTGCACTGAAACCTCTTCAACtacttgatgatgatgatgttgatgttgatgttAATGTTGATGATGACCACTACTAGAACCTGCACCACTACTACTAGAATATAAATTCATGAACATTGGTTCAGAAAAAAGATTgattttagtaaataaaaagcACCTTTGGGTATCTGCAAGAGTTTTCTACGGCTGCCTTATCCACAATAATTCTTATGGTACAAGAAATTTGGAACAAATGAGCAtattttaaaatagataattatCAAAAAAAAATAGCAGATAGATAAGTCCCAACAGCTTACATGAAAATTTTTCACAGCCGTCGTCGGTAATATTGCATCTATTAAGATTAAAGTTTGACAAGAAAGTAAGATCTGGCAAGAAATAATAAGGACAAATTAATCTATAATATATACTAATAAACATGATGGAAAATATTTTACAGAAGCAGTACAAGTAAAACTCTTATTAATGGGCCtccaaaatcttatatcatAGTCTGGTTGATTAAAAGGAAGAACTTTATATAGTCAAACTCAAACCTAGTACAACTGTTGTTTTTCCTCTCTGAGGATTGCAGGGGTTATACTCAGATTAGTAGCAGCGCTCTCTAAAGATAGGATCTACGCTGTTTTCCCACATGTTATGAAACATATCTAGAAGCCTATCAGCTGGCGTCAAACCTGCGATGTTAGTGTGAAGATGGTCATAAAGTTAAGAACAGCACCGCATTTTTCCAAGGTTAAATTACATACAACTGAACAATGTTTTTTTCACCTTAATGACATTCTAGTGCTCAAAGCAGGATGAACGAATAACGTTAAAGCTATCAGCTTATATACCTGTTCCAACGACGTCTTTTAATGGATCCAAAAAACTGGATTCATTTAGGCCTCTCCTGTCCAAGCCATCCTGCAAAACAATATAAATAGAAGTCTGACATAGTTCTATACACCCAAGATAATAAAATCGGCAAAACAATTGGCTATCATTTATCAGCATCAAAGACATCTTCACCCACTGCAACACATCTTTAGCCACATGCCGCAGTAATCTACCTTGAAATGGAGTCCTTAAACCAGTAATCTACCTTATTTTTGCCTGCAGACTATTAATAAAAGTAAAGCATATACTTTTACTTTTAAGTTCACAATGTGAAGGAAAAACATGTAGGTGATTAGATCAATTACCCAAAATGCTGGCAGAGCACACAGCATATCTGAGGTTCCCCCATCAGCACCCCTTATTTCCATGTACCTCTTGAGCCTGACCTACACAAAATTGAATACTTGGCCAACTTAGTAAACAGAAGGTAGATAAACAAAACATATGATAAACATCTTGATAAACATCTTTATTACCTTGCAGTATAGATTCCAATAAGAAAATAGCCAAAACTAGTATGGACTGGTTAGTAAAAATTCCTTTAAAAAACAGAATGGGATTAAAAGCACTTAATCTGTCCCAGTTCACTTGGTTCATGTGAACCAAAAAGTGAACTCTCATAAGATGTTTCCATTACAAATAATTGATCAAATGGTGTTCCGAAAACACTATATCTGTTTATATGTTTTTATGTATGATACAGATGTAATATACAGAATAACAGTCATGTAATCTTTGTAAAAGCAATATATTTATGAGCCAAATTATACTGTTAAGATGCATGGTGTAAGAAACATTCTCGACACTTAAATAACTTTAGTCATGGACATACCTGAGGCTTATTTTTTATGTGCTTTGCCCTATGTTCATAATCCAGCGTGCTCAAAGTTTCTTCCATGCAATGGACTGCAGGGGATACTGTCGCTATGATGCATGTTTTGGTTCTTCCCCTAAGGGAATCACGCAGTAAACGTGTCAACTTGCTATCCCTAAATACCACCTTTTCCGTGTAAGCATATAAATGAGGAATATACAAAGACTCAAAGAGCATCGACCAATTTGTTTATTAAAAGGAAGGAACAAAAAACCAAAGATAAACATAAAAACATATAAGGAACGTGACCAAGGTGCTCCACAAGTGCATTGATCACCCGCCCTAAAGTAAGCAAGCTCTTGTTTATTTCTCCGGCCTCTCTTGCACGACCCTAAGATATGttacaaaatcaaacaaattaagATTATTGTGTAAAGCCTAGGGTGAAGGATAAAACTAGGAGGTATCCGCCCAATGTATTACCTCCCTAGCACCAGAACGAGATATATTTTCCAAGCCAGCCAGATCCACTAAATTCAGTTTTCCACATTTGATTAGTTCTTCACCTTCTGGGGTTGCCTCCTTGATGTGGATTGTTATTGAAAACAATGAATGTGACCGATTGAAAAAGATAACTAAATCTTAATAGCAGCAAAGATAACTAGGAGTCTAGAACTGTAATCTATGAAAACCAAGCTATCTATTCTGGTGAAAAAGTAATAGTACCCTATTTTATCCCTCAAGTTATACATTTAACATCACAATAATTTTCCAAAGATTACTGTCACCAGACTCAGATTTAATATCATTAGACAACAGGTCCTTTTTGAGCCACTAATTTTGACTTCCATAAAGATGGTGGTGTTTCatattgataaaccactattttatggtttatcttgtgctcaattgaatggtttttatcaactctttacccacttattcatatgatttgcatgttttacatttttcttcctaattctgtgctatgattgaaaacatgcttctttggtcttaatttttctatgtttaatcctctcttattatcattcgatgccttgatatgtgtgttaagtgatttcagagattacggggtaggaatggcttagaggatggaaaggaagcatgcaaaactAGAAGAAATACAAGGAACTGAAGGAACTgctaaagctgtccagcctgacctcttggtATTAAatcaaccataacttgagctacagaggtccaaatgacacggttccagttgcgttggaaagctaacatccggggcttcgcaacgatatataatttattatatctGCCCTGAAGTTAGGCAACACGAATGCGTGGATGACGCGCCCGCGTCACATCTGCGAATTTCAATCCACGCAAACGCATGGACGATACTTCCGCGTCACTTTCCCGCGATCTGTACGTACCAGAAAACgttgggggcaatttctgggctgtttctgacccagtttttgaCCCAGAaaccacagattagaggctataaggtgggggaatccattcattcatGGGATACTTCatacaacatacattcatacataattttaggattagatgtagttttagagagagaggttctctcctctctcttaggatttaggattaggatttcatctTCCTCAATTTTCaagttcaatgttctttttatttattttctcttttatttgtttatgaactttatatgttaggattttcataattaatataatttgaggtatttcagactcatgattgctttcttctatttattatataaataatttagatttttcccctttggctttgattgattgattggtgactcttgagttatcaaactcagcagttGATTGATATTTGAAGTTTTCTGGTTGATTTGGgtccctctaaagctagtctttccttaggagttgactaggacttgaggagtCAAATTAATtggtccacttgactttcctttatttagtaagggttgactaagtgggagcaacggACAATACTCATCACatctgataaggataactaggataggacttccagttttcataccttgagcggataatttatacgctttttggcattgtttttagtatgtttttagtatgatttagttagtttttagtatatttttattagtttttaattaaaattcacttttctggactttactatgattttgtgtgtttttctgcgatttcaggtatttttgggctgaaattgagggacctgagcaaaaatctgattc includes:
- the LOC130932475 gene encoding glutamate--cysteine ligase, chloroplastic-like encodes the protein MLFESLYIPHLYAYTEKVVFRDSKLTRLLRDSLRGRTKTCIIATVSPAVHCMEETLSTLDYEHRAKHIKNKPQVRLKRYMEIRGADGGTSDMLCALPAFWDGLDRRGLNESSFLDPLKDVVGTGLTPADRLLDMFHNMWENSVDPIFRERCY